Genomic window (Alteromonas pelagimontana):
TGCAGCCTCGAAATCTTATGTTCCACTCACTAAATGTTACCTGAACTTGAAAACTTTTAGTAACGTGCTGGATAGCAATACCGAGAGTGCGCGCTATTCCGAGCTCAGGGGAATAAGTCGGTTAAATTTGTTTACTTTGCCCAAGCCATTACCTACAGTAAATTTTAGGTATTTTAATAATGATAAGAGATAAAAGAATGAGAACAACCTTAACCGCTTTGCTTTTATCCACCAGCTTAATATTGTTTTCCACCGCCACCTTAGCCGTTACACTCATTCATGCCGGACAAGCGTTTACCGGCGCATCCGAAACCTTACAAGACGAAATCACTATCGTTGTAGATGGAAACCGCATTGGAAGGATTGAGTCAGGTTTTGTGAAGCCTCAAAAAGGTGATTCAGTAATAGATCTTAAAGATGCGACAGTGCTACCCGGTCTGATGGATATGCACGTGCATTTATCTTCTCAAAACGGCGGTCCTCAAACTTACCTCGAACGCTTTACTCTAAATGAAGCAGACTATGCCTTGAACGCAGCTTACTATGCGAAGAAAACATTAATGGCGGGCTTTACCACTGTCCGTAATCTTGGCGATAGCTACAATGAAACAGTAGCCCTGCGTAATGCCATCAGCCGCGGCACCGCAATAGGCCCGCGTATTTATACGGCAGCAAAATCTATCGCTACTACCGGCGGACATGCTGATCCCAGCAACGGAATGGCAATGAATATTCGTCCGGATGTTGGCCCTGAACAGGGAGTAATAAATGGTGTTGCCCAAGCCAGGGAAGCGGTGAGACAACGTTATAAAGATGGTGCCGATGTCATTAAAGTTACCGCCACAGGTGGCGTGTTGAGCGTAGCAAAAAGTGGTCAGAACCCGCAGTTTATGGACGATGAACTGAAAGCAATCGTTGATACCGCCAACGATTACGGAATGACAGTGGCAGTACATGCCCATGGCGAGGAAGGAATGAAGCGTGCCATTATTGCAGGCGTCACCTCTGTTGAACATGGCACCTACATGACAGACGAGCTCATGGAAGTGATGAAAGAACATGGCACTTTCTACATTCCTACGATTATGGCAGGCGAATTCGTTGCAGAGAAAGCCAAAATAGACGGGTATTTTCCTGACTTAGTACGCCCGAAGGCAGCAGCAATCGGACCGCTTATCCAAAGCACTTTTGGTAAAGCTTATAAAGCTGGCGTAAAAATAGCCTTTGGTACAGACAGCGGTGTTTCGGCCCACGGTGATAATGCTCAAGAATTTGGATTAATGGTAGAGGCCGGAATGCCGCCAGCAGAAGCCATAAAGAGCGCCACAGTGACTTCTGCTAAACTCTTGAACATTAGCGCCGACATCGGCACGTTGGAAACTGGCAAACTTGCTGACGTTATTGCGGTTAAAGGTAATCCTTTGCAGGATATTCACGTAATGGAAAACGTAGTGTTTGTCATGAAAGACGGCATCGTATTTAAACAATAGCGGAATTTTATGTCTTTTCAGTCAAGGTTGAAAGAAAGAACCCATAAGCTGGTGAAGTCCAAGCATATGCTGACCAGTATTACGCTGGCTTCCTTTTTGGAATCCACCATTGTGCCTATTCCCCTTGAGGCTGTGCTAGTACCGCTTATGCAGGCTCGCCGGGATAAACTGTGGCAGATAGCCCTGATGGCTACCATTGGTTGCGCTGTTGGCGCCTTATTTGGCTATGCGCTAGGTTACTATTTATTTGATGCCATCGGGGATTGGGTAATTCAAACCTTTTCAAGTCCCGAACAGTTTGAACAGGTGAAGCAAAAAATGACAAACCAGGGTTTTTGGTTTGTTATGACGTTAGGTATTGCTCCTATTCCTTTTCAAATTGCCATGCTTGCTGCAGGTGCAACAAAGTACTCTATTCTTTCATTTGTATTGGCAACTATAATTGCGCGTTCCATCCGCTATTTTGGTCTGGCTCTTGTGGTGTATGTGGCTGGAAATAAAGCTGAGGAGCTCATTAAACGCTATAAAGGCTGGGCGATTTTAGCGCTTACACTGGCCGTATTATTGCTGTGGTGGTTATCGACACTTTTTAGCGGCGGCTGAAGATGGCTGAGAGAACTCTTTACTAATTTAATTTGATAATAATTCTCATTTGCATTAGTTTAGATATCAGGAGGTGCAAGCGATGAAAACAACATTTTTATGTCCTGGTTATTGGAAATGGTTACAACTTCATCCGAATGAAGCACGAATACATCGGCTAAAAGTGCAGGAACAAGCGCAACAGCTGCAAGCGGAAGGCAATTTTCGGCAAGCACAGGATGCAAGCGGGCAAGCTTTTGAAATAGCTCACGCTGTCATTCTTTCTCCACAGGAACTTATGGCGGACGTAAAAAAAACCAGTGAAGATTTTGTCGCTTATGGCGCCTTGGCAATTTATCTTGCACAAAGTTATGTAGTCACAGGTAACCTAATCCCCGCTCTGGACCTGTTAGGTAAAGCGCAAGAGCAATTAATGGCTCTTTCTCCGCTATTTTTCACCCAGCCCACCATTAGCCGCTTGATACAAGCAATTATTCACTCTCTCTACGAAGGGTCTGTCCATTTTGAACAGCAGACAATGCCTTCTACAGCAGTGCATTAACGGGTCGTAACCATGCAACTACGAGAGGTTGATCAGCAACGCTATATTAAACTTGAGGTTAAAATTTCCGCCCTGAAACGTATATTGCGTTGCCAGGAGCTGCATATAAGTGACGTCCACTGCCAAAATGCTGAAGAAAAGGCGCTTCTGCAGCGGCTTCTTCTTCAAGCGATCACCAGTAACAAGTAGTTCTCATCAAGATAATAAACTGCGCTTTTCCTGAAGCTACAGCCATAAAGATACAAATCTGGAAAAATGTCGTACCAAAAACCTATGGCGTCAGAACGAGTTAGTTGATTAATCTGACGCCTGTCCTTATCAAAGGAAGATTTTTCTAACAAAAAAGGTATTCGACAATGCAAAAGTACAGCCAGTGGATAAAATATATCGCCAGAACTGGGTATGGCGCTAAAACGATAGTTTACTGTTTACTTGGCATATTTGTTATTCAATACGCTTTTGCTGCATTTCGAAGCGATATGCCTAGCCAGAAAGATGTGTTTCAAAAAATCCTGCAACAGCCCTTCGGCTGGTTTTTACTGGCAGGAGTCATTATTGGCATGGTTTGTTACGTGTTTTGGCGCTGGATCCAGACAATGCTGAACACCGAAGGACTCGACATGTCTAACAGCAAAGATGTCATTATGCGAATATTCTATTTTATCTCTGGGCTAATCTACGCCTTTGGAGCTTTTGCGGCGTTTAAGGTTTTGCAAGGGTCGTCTTCACAGTCAGAAGGTGGTGGAGACAGTAGTCAACAGGTCTCGCAGACATTAATGCAGCAATCTTGGGGGGTGTGGCTGGTGGCTGCACTTGGCGCGATTGTGGTGTTTTTTTCCTTTATTCAGTTCAAACACGCGGCTAAAGCCGATTTTATGGATAAATTTGTGTTGTCTGATATGTCAGAAAAAGAGAAAAAAGCGAGTAAATTAGCCGGAAGATTAGGATTTTTAGCCAGAGGCATAATTTACGTATTAGTAGGCGGTTTTTTTATTCACTCTGCAATGACTGCTGACCCAGATAAAGCTGGCGGGCTGAAAAAAGCCTTTTCGGTTATTATCG
Coding sequences:
- a CDS encoding YqaA family protein, whose amino-acid sequence is MSFQSRLKERTHKLVKSKHMLTSITLASFLESTIVPIPLEAVLVPLMQARRDKLWQIALMATIGCAVGALFGYALGYYLFDAIGDWVIQTFSSPEQFEQVKQKMTNQGFWFVMTLGIAPIPFQIAMLAAGATKYSILSFVLATIIARSIRYFGLALVVYVAGNKAEELIKRYKGWAILALTLAVLLLWWLSTLFSGG
- a CDS encoding metal-dependent hydrolase family protein gives rise to the protein MRTTLTALLLSTSLILFSTATLAVTLIHAGQAFTGASETLQDEITIVVDGNRIGRIESGFVKPQKGDSVIDLKDATVLPGLMDMHVHLSSQNGGPQTYLERFTLNEADYALNAAYYAKKTLMAGFTTVRNLGDSYNETVALRNAISRGTAIGPRIYTAAKSIATTGGHADPSNGMAMNIRPDVGPEQGVINGVAQAREAVRQRYKDGADVIKVTATGGVLSVAKSGQNPQFMDDELKAIVDTANDYGMTVAVHAHGEEGMKRAIIAGVTSVEHGTYMTDELMEVMKEHGTFYIPTIMAGEFVAEKAKIDGYFPDLVRPKAAAIGPLIQSTFGKAYKAGVKIAFGTDSGVSAHGDNAQEFGLMVEAGMPPAEAIKSATVTSAKLLNISADIGTLETGKLADVIAVKGNPLQDIHVMENVVFVMKDGIVFKQ
- a CDS encoding DUF1206 domain-containing protein, producing the protein MQKYSQWIKYIARTGYGAKTIVYCLLGIFVIQYAFAAFRSDMPSQKDVFQKILQQPFGWFLLAGVIIGMVCYVFWRWIQTMLNTEGLDMSNSKDVIMRIFYFISGLIYAFGAFAAFKVLQGSSSQSEGGGDSSQQVSQTLMQQSWGVWLVAALGAIVVFFSFIQFKHAAKADFMDKFVLSDMSEKEKKASKLAGRLGFLARGIIYVLVGGFFIHSAMTADPDKAGGLKKAFSVIIEQTFGQWILGAVGAGIILFGVFCGFETLYRRTQKSSSAT